A genomic stretch from Megalobrama amblycephala isolate DHTTF-2021 linkage group LG22, ASM1881202v1, whole genome shotgun sequence includes:
- the snai2 gene encoding zinc finger protein SNAI2, protein MPRSFLVKKHFNAAKKPNYSELESPTVFISPYVLKTLPVPVIPQPEVLSPVAYNPITVWTTSSLPLSPLPSDLSPISGYPSSLSDTSSNKDHSGSESPRSDEDERIQSTKLSDAEKFQCSLCNKSYSTYSGLMKHKQLHCDAQTRKSFSCKYCEKEYVSLGALKMHIRTHTLPCVCKMCGKAFSRPWLLQGHIRTHTGEKPFSCPHCSRAFADRSNLRAHLQTHSDVKKYQCKNCSKTFSRMSLLHKHEESGCCIAH, encoded by the exons ATGCCGCGTTCATTCCTAGTAAAGAAGCATTTCAATGCAGCCAAGAAACCGAATTATAGTGAACTGGAGAGTCCAACAG tgtttatttccCCATATGTCTTAAAAACCCTCCCGGTGCCTGTTATACCTCAGCCTGAAGTGTTAAGCCCGGTGGCGTACAACCCCATAACAGTGTGGACTACCAGCAGCCTGCCCCTGTCCCCCCTGCCCAGCGACCTGTCCCCCATCTCCGGATACCCCTCGTCCCTCTCCGACACGTCGTCAAATAAAGACCACAGCGGTTCGGAGAGCCCCAGGAGCGATGAAGACGAGCGGATACAGTCGACTAAACTGTCAGATGCTGAGAAGTTTCAGTGCAGTTTGTGTAACAAGTCCTACAGCACATATTCCGGACTCATGAAACACAAGCAGCTGCACTGCGACGCACAGACCAGGAAGTCGTTCAGCTGCAAGTACTGCGAGAAGGAATATGTGAGTCTAGGGGCCCTAAAGATGCACATAAGGACACACACGCTGCCGTGCGTTTGCAAAATGTGTGGGAAAGCTTTCTCCAGACCTTGGTTGCTGCAAGGACACATTAGGACACATACAG GTGAGAAACCCTTTTCATGCCCACACTGCAGTCGGGCATTTGCGGACCGGTCGAACCTCCGAGCTCACCTGCAAACACACTCGGATGTGAAGAAATACCAGTGCAAGAACTGCTCCAAAACCTTCTCTCGCATGTCGCTGCTGCACAAACATGAGGAATCTGGCTGTTGCATTGCACACTGA